One Ananas comosus cultivar F153 linkage group 1, ASM154086v1, whole genome shotgun sequence DNA window includes the following coding sequences:
- the LOC109720683 gene encoding transcription factor TEOSINTE BRANCHED 1-like, producing MLPLPDSQNNSDKSFYPQLELYPPSPKLDYTTFSLPFSSPTLFPEGLLCEASFIDFSLPAPLDPLLNNSMATAPISPPIRKRGGGGTGGQRAPRKDRHSKIDTAAGPRDRRMRLSREVARKFFDLQDMLGFDKASKTVQWLLTMSKAAIKDVAAVSNSNLCWDGGLKCTQSSTSDSEDVVLTNLGNNFMGKFSEMAARASDGLKIPKERKAAAKPLRIASHDPIFAKESRALARARARERTRERKRMRWVNLASPVRIEPMERGSRSHYMNDQSGELVGDVEEISFSSFYQGAFLKPVGERTHEYHMSRGSNEVLVFDYSPSIVSTNSTVGVFEEQLNMEGVLMADAHLYSRAW from the coding sequence ATGTTACCTTTACCTGACTCTCAGAACAACTCGGACAAGTCCTTTTACCCGCAACTCGAGCTTTACCCTCcttcccctaagctagactacACTACCTTCTCGCTTCCCTTTTCTTCCCCTACCCTCTTTCCTGAAGGACTCCTCTGCGAAGCTTCTTTCATAGATTTCTCACTCCCAGCTCCTTTAGATCCATTGCTCAACAATTCAATGGCCACTGCACCTATCTCGCCACCTATAAGGAAGAGAGGGGGTGGGGGAACCGGCGGTCAGAGGGCGCCGAGGAAAGATAGACACAGCAAGATTGATACGGCTGCGGGGCCGAGGGATCGTCGGATGAGGCTCTCGCGTGAGGTGGCGCGAAAGTTTTTCGATCTCCAAGACATGCTCGGCTTCGACAAGGCCAGCAAGACGGTGCAATGGCTCCTAACTATGTCAAAAGCCGCTATAAAGGACGTTGCCGCTGTCTCCAATTCAAACTTGTGTTGGGACGGCGGTCTCAAGTGTACCCAGTCATCTACTTCAGATAGTGAGGATGTCGTCTTGACTAATTTAGGCAACAATTTCATGGGAAAGTTCTCTGAGATGGCGGCTAGGGCTAGTGATGGGTTAAAGATTCCCAAAGAAAGAAAGGCAGCTGCAAAGCCTTTGAGGATAGCTTCGCACGATCCAATCTTTGCAAAAGAGTCGAGGGCCTTGGCAAGGGCGAGGGCAAGGGAGAGGacgagagaaaggaaaagaatgcGGTGGGTGAACTTAGCCTCGCCGGTCCGTATTGAACCGATGGAACGAGGATCAAGATCGCACTACATGAACGATCAATCAGGTGAGTTAGTGGGTGATGTAGAAGAAATATCTTTTTCCTCATTTTACCAGGGTGCATTTTTGAAGCCTGTTGGTGAAAGAACCCATGAGTACCATATGTCTCGGGGGTCGAATGAGGTCCTAGTCTTCGACTATAGCCCGAGCATTGTGAGCACCAATAGCACGGTTGGTGTCTTCGAAGAGCAGTTGAACATGGAAGGAGTCCTAATGGCTGATGCACACCTCTACTCAAGGGCATGgtag